In a single window of the Nocardiopsis composta genome:
- a CDS encoding AMP-binding protein, producing MQFNLADMFEGVADRLGDRTALVCGTERRSYAGLDARANRAAHHLAAAGVRPGQHVGIQLYNGPHYLEALLGALKIRAVPVNVNYRYLPRELAHLYADADLAALVYDAEFEARVAQAAPAARTLRHTLRVGAGPGSGPEAPGPAAALGSADYEEALVGSSPERGFPERSGDDLYIIYTGGTTGMPKGVMWRQEDLFFAGHGGGNPGGEPVAAPEELVDRAALAQGAVIMPAAPLMHGAAQFASFIGFWGGGRVVLVRSFDAAEVLRAIERERVATVNIVGDAMAAPLADELETGRYDPSSLVVVSSSGAILSGAVRERLERALPGRFILDNLGSTEAGLAAWGVPGSAPETGLRFRFDDPLITVLGPDLRPVAPGSGEIGQVARAGRVPVGYYKDPDKTARTFVEVDGVRHTLTGDMATVGEDGTVTVLGRGSVCINTGGEKVYPEEVEAVLKGFPGVADAVVVGVPDPRYGQRVAAVVAGRDGGAPSPADLDAHVRGRVAGYKAPRLYRLVAEVRRSPSGKADYRWAREAAAAGEEPAPH from the coding sequence ATGCAGTTCAACCTCGCCGACATGTTCGAGGGGGTGGCCGACCGCCTCGGCGACCGGACCGCCCTCGTCTGCGGAACCGAGCGGCGGAGCTACGCCGGGCTGGACGCCCGCGCCAACCGGGCCGCCCACCACCTCGCCGCGGCCGGCGTCCGCCCCGGGCAGCACGTGGGCATCCAGCTCTACAACGGCCCGCACTACCTGGAGGCCCTGCTCGGCGCGCTGAAGATCCGCGCGGTGCCGGTCAACGTCAACTACCGGTACCTGCCCCGGGAGCTGGCCCACCTGTACGCCGACGCCGACCTGGCCGCGCTGGTCTACGACGCCGAGTTCGAGGCCAGGGTCGCCCAGGCCGCCCCGGCCGCCCGCACCCTCCGGCACACCCTCCGGGTCGGCGCCGGCCCCGGGTCCGGCCCGGAGGCCCCCGGGCCCGCCGCGGCGCTCGGCTCCGCCGACTACGAGGAGGCGCTCGTCGGCTCCTCGCCGGAGCGGGGCTTCCCCGAGCGCTCCGGCGACGACCTCTACATCATCTACACCGGCGGCACCACCGGCATGCCCAAGGGCGTCATGTGGCGCCAGGAGGACCTGTTCTTCGCCGGCCACGGCGGCGGCAACCCCGGCGGGGAGCCGGTCGCCGCCCCCGAGGAGCTGGTGGACAGGGCCGCCCTGGCCCAGGGCGCGGTGATCATGCCGGCCGCCCCGCTGATGCACGGCGCCGCCCAGTTCGCCAGCTTTATCGGGTTCTGGGGCGGCGGCCGGGTGGTGCTGGTCCGCTCCTTCGACGCCGCCGAGGTGCTCCGGGCCATCGAGCGGGAGCGGGTCGCCACCGTCAACATCGTCGGCGACGCGATGGCCGCCCCGCTCGCCGACGAACTGGAGACCGGCCGGTACGACCCCTCCTCGCTGGTGGTGGTCAGCTCCTCGGGGGCGATCCTGTCCGGGGCGGTGCGCGAGCGGCTGGAGCGGGCGCTGCCGGGCCGGTTCATCCTGGACAACCTCGGCTCCACCGAGGCCGGGCTGGCCGCGTGGGGCGTACCCGGCTCCGCACCGGAGACCGGGCTGCGGTTCCGCTTCGACGACCCGCTGATCACCGTGCTCGGGCCGGACCTGCGCCCGGTCGCACCCGGCTCGGGCGAGATCGGCCAGGTGGCCCGGGCCGGCCGGGTCCCGGTCGGCTACTACAAGGACCCGGACAAGACCGCGCGGACCTTCGTCGAGGTGGACGGGGTCCGGCACACCCTCACCGGGGACATGGCCACCGTCGGCGAGGACGGCACGGTGACCGTGCTGGGCCGCGGCTCGGTCTGCATCAACACCGGCGGCGAGAAGGTCTACCCCGAGGAGGTCGAGGCGGTCCTCAAGGGCTTCCCCGGGGTGGCCGACGCGGTCGTGGTGGGCGTACCGGACCCGCGGTACGGCCAGCGGGTGGCCGCGGTGGTGGCCGGCCGGGACGGGGGCGCCCCCTCGCCCGCCGACCTCGACGCGCACGTCCGCGGCCGGGTGGCCGGCTACAAGGCGCCCCGGCTCTACCGCCTGGTGGCGGAGGTGCGCCGGTCCCCCAGCGGGAAGGCCGACTACAGGTGGGCGCGGGAAGCGGCCGCCGCAGGAGAGGAGCCCGCCCCGCACTGA
- a CDS encoding thiolase domain-containing protein, whose product MSRPAAVIGVGQTRYRSRRDDVSMPGLVREAALRALDDAGLGFADIDAVVLGKAPDLFEGVAMPDLFLADALGARGKPLLRVHTAGSVGGSTAVVAASHVHSGAFRRVLAVAWEKQSESNATWALTMGHPFSTSLVVGAGGYFAPFIRAYIERSGAPGHIGHLVAAKDRRNALRNPYAHLRIPDITPEAVAATPMLWEPIRYLEACPSSDGACALVVAGEEEARTAPRPPAWILGTAMRSEPMTFAGRDAVDPRAGRDCAADVYAQAGIADPRRDLDAAEVYVPFSWYEPMWLENLGFAAPGEGWRLTESGATAADGDIPWNPSGGVLSSNPIGASGMIRFAEAAQQVRGLAGEHQVDGARTALGHAYGAGSQFFAMWVVGAERP is encoded by the coding sequence ATGAGCAGGCCGGCGGCGGTCATCGGGGTCGGACAGACCCGCTACCGGAGCAGGCGCGACGACGTGTCGATGCCGGGGCTGGTGCGCGAGGCCGCGCTGCGCGCCCTGGACGACGCCGGGCTGGGCTTCGCCGACATCGACGCGGTGGTGCTGGGCAAGGCCCCCGACCTGTTCGAGGGCGTCGCCATGCCCGACCTGTTCCTCGCCGACGCGCTCGGCGCACGCGGGAAACCGCTGCTCCGGGTGCACACCGCAGGGTCGGTCGGCGGCTCCACCGCAGTGGTCGCCGCCAGCCACGTGCACAGTGGCGCGTTCCGCCGGGTGCTCGCCGTGGCCTGGGAGAAGCAGTCGGAGTCCAACGCCACCTGGGCGCTGACCATGGGGCACCCGTTCTCCACCTCGCTGGTGGTCGGCGCCGGCGGCTACTTCGCCCCGTTCATCCGGGCCTACATCGAGCGGTCCGGCGCCCCCGGCCACATCGGCCACCTGGTCGCCGCCAAGGACCGGCGCAACGCGCTCCGCAACCCCTACGCCCACCTGCGCATCCCCGACATCACCCCGGAGGCGGTCGCGGCCACCCCGATGCTCTGGGAGCCCATCCGCTACCTGGAGGCCTGCCCCTCCTCCGACGGCGCCTGCGCCCTGGTCGTCGCCGGCGAAGAGGAGGCCCGCACCGCACCGCGTCCGCCCGCCTGGATCCTCGGCACCGCGATGCGCAGCGAACCGATGACCTTCGCCGGCCGGGACGCCGTCGACCCGCGCGCCGGACGGGACTGCGCCGCCGACGTCTACGCCCAGGCCGGCATCGCCGACCCCCGCCGCGACCTGGACGCCGCCGAGGTGTACGTGCCGTTCAGCTGGTACGAGCCGATGTGGCTGGAGAACCTCGGCTTCGCCGCGCCCGGCGAAGGCTGGCGGCTCACCGAGTCCGGCGCCACCGCCGCCGACGGCGACATCCCGTGGAACCCCTCCGGCGGGGTGCTCTCCTCCAACCCCATCGGCGCCTCCGGCATGATCCGCTTCGCCGAGGCCGCCCAGCAGGTCCGCGGACTCGCCGGGGAGCACCAGGTCGACGGGGCGCGCACCGCGCTCGGCCACGCCTACGGAGCCGGCTCCCAGTTCTTCGCCATGTGGGTCGTCGGCGCGGAGCGACCATGA